The region GCCGTAGCCGCCTTCCCCGACCTGCCTCATCCAGTCCTGGTCGTGGCGGGAAGCGAAACCGTCGTGCTCGCTTTGCTGATTCGTCAGAGGCGCCAGCATGAACCGGTTTTGCATAGTCGGCCCATGCAAGAAAGATAACGGTTCGAATAGCTGCGTAACGGCGGAGGTGTTCATGGCGGGCGCGTCGGCTCGGTTGGATTGCTTGCAGTTTGAGCGCGCGCCGCTCATGGATACAGATCACAAACTGGGTAATATTATTGCCCTGGATAGAATAATTATGATCACCGGTAGACCAGGCACCAGGTTTTCTCGTGTGCCAAAATGGATTTCCGCTTCAAATCCAGTTTTTTATTGCGTTTGATGAAATTGGCTCGCGCTGATCGCTTTGCCTCGCCGGGCAACCAGCACCTTGATCAGGCTCCCGAGTATGTCCTGCCTGCCTCGCTGCTCGCTGCTCGCTGCTGCAGCCGCGCCGCGGCGCCTACGACGTCAAATCCTGGAAAGACTTGCGCTTCGACGTGCTGCCCACGATGATCAAGGACCGCGACGGCGCCGTCACGCAGACCATCGGGTAATAGTGAGTAGCAGTATCGCCCCCATGAACACGCACACCAGCCAACAACGCTCATTCCATCCCGCATGGGGCATCGCCGTTTTCGTAGTGCTGGCCGTCGCCGGCCTGTTCTACGTGAAATGGTCGCCTTATTACCAGCGGGCCTTCGTGGCGGCCGAGCATCATTCGATCGGCGCGTCCATCCTGATGGGTACGGAGGCCGCGCCGCCGCCGGCGTCGCTCACGGCCGCGCTGAACTACGCCCTGGCTTACGGCAAGGCGATCTGGCAGGCCATGGTCCTGGGCCTGCTGCTGGGCTCCGCGGTGCAGGCCTTGCTGCCGCGGCGCTGGATCGTGCGCGCCCTGGGCGGCACGGGACTGGGCAGCGTCTTCGCGGGCGGCTTGCTGTCGGTGCCCGGCATGATGTGCACCTGTTGCGCGGCGCCGGTGGTAGCCGGTCTGCGCCGCTGCCAGGCCGCGCCAGGCAGCACGGTCGCATTCTGGCTGGGCAACACGATGCTCAATCCGGCCACGCTGGTGTTCATGGGCTTCGTACTGGGATGGAAGTGGATGGGGCTGCGGCTGGCCTTGGGCATCGTCATGGTGTTCGGCCTGGGTTGGCTGATCAATCGCATGAGCCGGGGCGACACCCGCGACTTCGACGAAGCGCAGGCCGAGGCCATGCAGGCCGCCGACGTCGACGTGCAAGCCGACGATGACATGCATCCCTTCGTCCGCTGGCTGCGCTTGTTCGTGCGCATGGCAGCGCGCCTCATTCCGGAATACATCGTCCTGGTGCTGTTGCTGGGCGCCGCCCGTGCCTGGCTGTTCCCGCATGTCGATGCCAGCATCGGCAATGAATGGCTGTGGATCATCGGCCTGGCAGTGGCGGGCCTGCTGTTCGTCATCCCCACCGCCGGTGAGGTGCCGATCGTGCAGGCCATGCTGTCCCTGGGCATGGCCGCCGGCCCCGCCGCCGCCCTGCTCGTGACGCTGCCGCCCGTCAGCCTCCCCTCCCTGGCCATGGTCGCCCGGTCCTTCCGACCCGTCGAACTGATCACCCTGGTCGCCGGCGTGCTGGTGCTGGCCCTGGTGGCGGCGGGGCTGGCGATTGGATTGGGGTTCTAGCCAGCCGCGCAAGCAACACCCAGACCGCAGCCAGGTGGCAGCCCGCGGTTCGGGCTTCGCGCGGATGATCCGCGCTTTGCGTTCTTACTCCGCGCCCACGGCCTTGGCCGCCTTCGCCGCCTTGCGACCGGCGATGTCCGCCACTCGCCAGGTGCCCACCGCGCCCACCAGCAGCAACACGCTGGTGCCGAGGAACACCGCGGGCATGCCGTAATGGCCGCCGACATAGCCGCCCAGCAAGGGGCCGGTCACCTGCCCTACATATTGGGACGACACTGACCAGCCCATGATGCTGCCGACGAAGTGGTCCGGCACGTTGTGCCGCACCACGGCCGCGATGCAGGGCAGCAGGCCGCCCAGCGCCAGGCCCATCAAAAAGCGCAGTCCCACCAGTTGCCAGCCGGCCGTGACGAAGGCCTGCGGGATCAACAGGATGGCGGCAACGACCAGCGCCAGTACGATGACGTAACCATGCCCGATACGGTCGGCCAGCCGGCCCAGGCGCGATGCGGAAAGAATGCTGCCCAGCGCCGCCGCCGACATCGCCAGGCCCGCCACGAAGGTGACTTTCGAGGGATCGGCGACCAGCGTGTTCACGTACACCGTGATGATGGGTTCGATGGACATGTTGGCGAACATCAGCAGCATGCCCGTGAACAACATGGTCAAGACCACGTCGCGGCGGGGAATGTGTGCCCAGCCGCCCTTGGGACGGTCCTTGGCGGCGGTCGTTGCCCGCGGCCCTTCCTTGACCAGGAAGGTCGTGGCCAGGAAGGCGATGAAGATCAGGCCGCCGGACAACCAGAACGTCGCACGGATGCCGATCAGGGGCGGCAGCGAACCGCCGATCAAGGGCCCGATCAGGTTGCCGGCCATGATGCCGGACGACAGCACGCCCAGCGCCCAGGCCGAACGATTCTTCGGCGTCTGCACGGCGACCAGGATGGTGGCGCCGGAGGAATAGCCGCCGGCGATACCCGTCAACAGCCGCAAGGCCAGCAACTGCCAGATGTTGGTCGAAAAGCCGATCAGGGAAATACAGATGGCCATGCCCAGGCTGGCGCGGATCAACATGGGCTTGCGGCCATAGCGGTCACCCAGGTGGCCCCACAGCGGCGCGACGATGCCCGCCGTCAGGAACGTGGCGCCGTAGGCGATGCCCGACCACTGGACGATGGCCGCATGGTCCTTGATCCCCAGTTCCTCGACGTAGAGGGGCAGGAAAGGCAGCATCAGCGTCATGCCGACCAGCGTGGAGAACGAGCCAAACAGGCAGACCAGCAGATTGCGGTGCCAGTGGGGATTGGGATCTAAAGCCATGGGATCGGGGGGAGTGTCGGACGAAATCCTGAGGGTCGTTTGCTTGGGATACCAAGCTGGGATACATTAAACACCGTCCGGCGGCTTGTCAATTCCGCTTTTTAAATTCTGTTGCCGCCGCTCGCCCGGTCAGGAGTTTTTATGTCCCAATCCCTGGAAGTCGAAAAACAACTACGCGCGATGATCCTCGACATGCAATTGGGACCCGGCGAACGTCTTACCGAACGTTGGGCCGAGGCGCAGATGGGTGCCTCGCGCACCCCGGTGCGGGCCGCCCTGCTGCGCCTGGAGTCCGAAGGACTGGTCTGTCGCGAGGGGCGTGGCTGGATGGTCACGCCGATCAACATCGCCGAGATCGAGCAGTTGTTCGTCTATCGCGAAGTGTTGGAAGTGGCGGCCATGCGGCTGACCGTGGCCAATCTGGACCACGCCGGCCTGGATGACATCGAAGCCCTGCTCGATGACTGTGGTGAACAGGCCAGTGCCGAGGAGACCCACCGCATCGGCCTGGAATTCCACGTGCGCCTGGCGCAGCTGGCCGGCAATGAGTTCATCAGCCGCGGCGTGGCCGACGCCATGAACCGGCTGGCGCGCACGCGCTGGCTGGAAAGCGACCCCATCGGCCACGGTTGGGCCGAACACCGCGCGGTCCTCGGCGCGCTGCGCGAAGGCGACGCCGAACGCGCCGTCGCGCTGGTGCAGGCACACGTACGCGAAAGTCGCGACCGCCTGCTGGCCGTCCTGCGCGAAGACCGCCGCAGCTTCCGCGCCCGCGGCGTAATGGTGGCATGATGGCGGCTCCTGCCTCTGCCGACCCCGTTCAATGAGCGCCGCACCGTCTTCTTCGCCAGTCGAATCCGCTAACCCTGCTCCTGCCCCACATCGCATCATCCTGGTCCTGGCGATTGCTGCCTTTGCCAGCGCGTGCGCATTCAGGATTTGCGATCCGCTGCTGACGCAGCTGTCTTTGGAATATGGGACCAGCACCGGTGAAGCGGCCGGGGTGGTGACGATATTCGCGGTGGCCTACGGGGTGTTCCAGTTTTTGTTCGGGCCCCTGGGGGACCGTTACGGCAAGTACCGTACGGTGACGGCCGCGGCGTTTCTTTGCGCGGTGGGCAGCCTGGGCGCGGCGCTGGCGCCCAGTCTCAACGGCATGCTGGTCGCCCGCTTCCTGTCCGGCGCGGCCGGCGCGGGCATCATCCCGCTGGCCATGGCCTGGATCGGCGACAACGTCGACTACGCCCAGCGTCAGGCCACCCTGGCACGCTTCATCACCGGCACCATCATCGGCATGGCCGCGGGCCAGCTTATCGGCGGCCTGTTCGCCGACACCATAGGCTGGCGCGCCGCCTTCGCCACCCTGGCCGCCATCTACCTGGCCGCCGGCATGCTGCTGGTGCGCCTGACGCCGGCCCGCTCGGACGCCGAGCGCGCGGTCCCCGCCGGTTTCCTGGGACCCATCCGCAATGTGCTGGGCTACCCCTGGGCACGTACGATTTTGTTCACCGTCTTTCTGGAAGGCGCGCTGGTCTTCGGCGTGCTCGCCTTCGTCCCCACCTACGTGCAACAGCGCTTCCAGCTCGGCCCGACGGCGTCAGGCGCCATCGGCGGCCTGTTCGCGGTGGGCGGCATCGGCTATGTGATCATCTCGCGCAGGCTCATCGCCAGGCTGGGCGAGATCGGCCTGGTGGCATCCGGCGGCCTGGTGCTGATGGCGGCCTGCGGGCTGTATGCGCTGGGTCCCACCTGGACGTGGTGCGCGGTGGCCAGCCTGCTCAGTGGCTTCGGCTACTACCTGATCCACAGCACCTTGCAGACCAATGCCACGCAGATGGCGCCGGCGCGGCGCGGCACGGCGGTCGCGCTATTCGCCTGCTGCCTGTTCCTGGGCCAGTCGGCCGGCGTGGCCGTGGCGGCCGCCCTGGTGCAGCGGGTGGAGCCGTACTGGTTGTTCGGCGGCACGGCAGTGATATTGCCCCTGCTGGGCGCGTTCTTCGCGGCCCAGCTGAAGCGTCGCGCCATCGGCGAACAATAAAGGAAAGGGCAACCCTTGGAGGTTGCCCTGTCTCCCGAGGGAGCGTTTCCTGCCCGGCAGGCCCGCAGCCGTGAAGGCGCGGGCCAGATGACGCCAGCCAGATCAGGCCATTAAGCCATCACTCTTCGAAGTAGCAACCCTTGTCGCGCAACTGCTTCTCGTAGTACGCGCGATTGTTGTCGCCCTTGCCGATGTCGGCGAAGGTGTCGGTTTCCTGCTTGTGCTTGGCCTGCGCCTTCACCAGCACTTCCTTGGTCGCATCGTAGGCGATGCACAGCAGCCCGTCGTCGTCGCCGACCACAAGGTCGCCCGGCTCGATGACCAGGCCATCGAAGGCCACCGGCACGTTGATCTCGCCCGGGCCGTCCTTGTAGGGGCCACGGTGCGTGACACCCGCCGCGTACACGGGGAAGTCATGCTCGCGGATCCAGGCCAGGTCGCGCACCGAACCGTTGATGATGATGCCGGCGAACTTCTTCGCCACGCAATAAGCGATCATGCGTTCGCCGATGAGGGCATTGGTCAGGTCGCCGCCCGCGTCAACCACGATGACATCGCCTTCCACGGCCATGTTCAGCGCCATGTGGATCATCAGGTTGTCGCCCGGACGCACCTTGACGGTCAGCGCCGGCCCCGCCAGCACGCCACCTTTGTGCAGCGGACGCAGGCGCGGCCCGCCAGCGACGACGCGATGCATGGCATCGCTGATATTGGCCACCGGCAATGCGGCGAACTTGGCCGTCGTCTCTGCATCGACGGCACGCTTGCGTTTGAGAACCTGAAAACCTGCGTTCATCCTGAACTCCTTCCTGTGGTGTGCTTATGCCAAAACGCCGCGCCGTTCCAATTCAGGACGCAGGCGGCTGTAGACCTTGAAAGCATTCTCGCTGAACATCAGGCGGCGGTTCTCCTCGGAGAGCCAGCTGACCGCGTCGATGTAGCGCTTGGTGTCGTCATAGTTGAAACCGGTACGCGGATTGATGCCCTTCACCGCGCCGACGATCTCCGACGCGAACAGCACGTTCTCCGGCGGAATCACTTGCAGCAGCAATTCGATGCCGGGCTGGTGATAGACGCAAGTGTCGAAGTACACGTTGTTCAACAGCTCTTCCACCGGCGGGCGCTGCAGGTTCTGCGCCAGGCCTTGATAACGACCCCAGTGGTAAGGCACGGCGCCGCCACCATGCGGGATGATCATCTTGAGCGTCGGGAAATCCTTGAACACATCGCCTTGCAGGAATTGCATGAAGGCCGTCGTGTCGCCGTTGATGTAATGCGCCCCGGTGAAGTGAAAATTGGGATTGCAGGAGCAACTGACGTGGATCATGCCCGGCACGTCCAGTTCGACCATTTTCTCGAACAGCGGATACCAATACTTCTGCGTCAGCGGAGGATCGGTCCAGTAGCCGTCGGTGGGATCGGGATTGATGTTGCAGCCGACGAAGCCCAGCTCCTCCACGCAACGCACCAGTTCCGGGATGCACTCGGCGGGACTCACGCCCGGTGACTGCGGCAGTTGGCAAACCCCCGCCAGGTTGGCCGGATAGAGTTCCACCGCCCGATGGATCAGGTCATTGCACAAGCGGGTCCAGGTGGCGCTGACCTTGCTGTCGCCGATGTGGTGAGCCATCTGGCCGGCCTGCGGCGAGAACAGGGTCAGGTCGACACCCCGCTCGCGCTGGATGCGGATCTGGTTGTTTTCCAGACCTTCCCGGATTTCATCATCGCTAAAGCGGATGTTGGGATCGGGCATGTGCTTGGTCTTGTCGACCACGGCGGCGATCTGGCTTTGCCGGAAATCGCGCAGACGCTGAGGCGCCGTCGTGTAGTGGCCGTGACAATCGATGATCATGGTGCTGCTCCTGCGGGATTCTGCTTGGACTCTGTCGGCGGGCAGTCTAGGCACTTCGCCGTCCGCCTACAATAGCGTTCCGGCTGGTGGAACGATCGCCCCGGTAACGCCTGGAAACACCGTTGCACACCGGGACGCCGGACGTCCGGCAACGGCCACGCCACCCCAACTCTATACACCAGACCCCACCCTCGTATGTCCACCCCCGCCTCCAGCACCGCCGCGGCCGCCCCGCCCCGCCCTGAACCCGTTACCGCCGTGGTCCGTGCCCTGGCCCTGCTGGATGCGTTCGGCATCGAAGACAGCCAGTTGAGCCTGGCGGAGCTGGCGCGCCGCACCAGCCTGCCCAAGACCACCACCTTCCGTCTGGCGCATACCCTGGCGCAGGCCGGCTACCTGGTGCAGCTGGAAAACGCCAGCTGGCGCCTGGGCCCCGCCACGGCCTGGCTGTCCGCGCGCTATCACGTGGCATTCGATCTGCACGATGTGCTGGAACCGATCCTGCGCGATCTTGCTCGCAGCACCGGCGAGACGACGTCTTTCTTCGCCCACGACGGCAACCGCCGCGTGCGCCTGATCCGCGTGCGCGGCCATGACGATTTCGCCAGCAGCTCGCGGGTGGGCCAATCCCTGCCCTTGACCAAGGGCTCCGCCGGCAAGGTCATGCTGGCCTTCGAAGGCCAACACGGCGCGGAGTTCGAGCAGATCCGCCGCCAGGGTTATTGGTGCACCCTGGCGGAAATGCACCCCGGCGCGGCCAGCGTGGCGGCGCCGGTGTTCGGCGGTTCCTGGAAGGTCATCGGCGCGCTGTGCGTCGCGGGTCCGGCGGACCGCCTGGGCCTGGCCGAACTGGAAACTTACGCGCCTGCCGTCATGCAGGCCGCGCGCAAGGCATCGGCGGCCCTGGCCATGAACGGCAGCGCAAGGCGCGCCGCGTCAGGCGACGACGACGCAATCCCGCCGCCGCAACATCCATGACCGGCGCGTCATTGCTGGTGGGCACCACAGATTTCCTTCGCCGCAGGCTCCGAAGTCGACTTGGCATCCGGAGGCGCCGGTATGCTAGCCCCCGGCGCAGGCGCCGCCCCTTGGGGGCCCGGCCCTACAACAGTCCCCGCGCGATACCCCCATCCACATTGATACTCTGTCCCACGACATAGGACGCGCGTGGCGAAAGGATGAACGCGGCAACGTCGCCGATTTCCCGCGGCTCGGCGAAACGGCCCGCCAGGATCTCCTCGGCGAAGTGATCGAGGATTTCCTGCTCCGTCTTCCCCTGGGCTTGCGCCAGGTCCCGCGCACGATTCAGCCACAGCGACGTCAAGGTGCGCCCCGGGCAGATCGCATTCACGCGTATGGCCGGCGCCAGCTCGCCCGCCAGGGTCTTGGTCAAGGCCAGCAAGCCGGCTTTATGGACGTTGGAGACGACCTGGTTGGGATACGGCATCTTGGCCGCGGCGGCGCCGAACAGCAGCACGCGCGGCTGGCTGGCGCGCCGCAAGGCCGGCAGGAAAGCTCGCACCAGCCGCACACCGCCCAGGATGTTGTACTCGTAGTTGGCCAGCCACGCGTCATCGTCCAGCGCTTCGAAGGGCGCGCGATGGCTGCCGCCCGTGGCCACGACCAGCGCGTCCAAAGGCTGCTCCTGCGCTTCCCACCGCGCGCGCAAGGCATCGATGGCCGCGGCATCCGTCACGTCGGCGGCCACGCCATGCACCGACGCACCGGTTTCAGCGGCCAGCGCCGTGGCGGCCGCCTGGATGCGCCCCGCGTCACGTCCCACCAGGGTGACGTCCGCACCCTCCAGCGCCAGCGCGCGCGCTGTCGCCAGGCCTATGCCGCCGCTGGCGCCCACCACCAGGATGCGGTCGCCCCGTAATTGCAGATCCATGCCTGTCTTACTCCAGATGAATGTCGGCCTGCTTGATCACCGTACGCCATTTGTCGGTATTTTCGCGCACCAGTTTGGCAAGCACTTCCGGACCGCCCGCCACGGGCTCGAAACCCAGGCCCAGCAGGCGCTCACGCACCGCCGGATCAGAAGCGGCGGTGGCGACGCTGCGCTGCAAGGCATCGACGATGGCCACGGGTGTCGCGGGCGGCGCGAACAGGCCTTCCCAATTCGTCACGTCAAAACCCGGCAGCGCCGCCTCGGCGACGGTCGGCACATCCGGCAGGGCCACCGACCGCGTCGGCGTGGTGACGGCCAGGGCGACCAGGGCCTTGGCCTGGATCTGCGGCACGGCCGAGGCCAGGGTCACGAACAGGCCGTCGACATGACCGCCCAGCAGGTCGGCCACGGCGGGGCCGCCGCCTTTGTATGGCACGTGCGTCCAGGACACCTTGGCACGCTGCTGATAGAGCACGGCCGACAGATGGCCCGCGCTGCCCGCCCCCGGCGAGGCGATGTTCAAGGGCCGTCCTTCCGCCGCGCGGCGCCGGGCCAGGTCGGTGAACTCGGCCAAGGTGCGCACCTGCAGGCTGGGGTGCACCACCAGCACCTGAGCCGCCGTGCAGACCAGCGAAACGGGCGCGTAGCCGGCGACCGGGTCGTAGTGGACCTGGCTGTAAAGAAAGGGATTGATGGTGATGGCGTCCGATGCCAGCAGCAGGGTCAGACCATCCGGCGTGGCGCGCGTCGCGGTTTCGAAGGCCAGGTTGCCGTTGGCACCCGGCTTGTTTTCGACGACGAAGGACTGGCCGAAGTCCTTGTCCAGGCGTTCCGCCAGCAGGCGGGCCAAGGTGTCCAGGCTGCCGCCGGCGGCCGTGGGCACCAGCACACGCACGGTGTTCGAAGGATATTTGCCCACGGCGCCCGTGGTCGTGGTGGCCGCCGTGGCGGGCGCCGCCGCGGCCCAAGCCGGCAAGGCTGCCAATGCCGCGCCTTGCAGCAGACGGCGTCGTTGTCGATATACAGTGTCCACGCTGAACCTGACCCCACGGCCGAGCCGCAAAATGAAGAAGGGCGGATAGTCTGTGGGGTCAGGGTGGACACGAGAACGACGGATATCGTCTTAGCTTATGGGCTTGAGCTTATGCCACCAAGGCCTTGACGGCCTTTCGGACAATCACCGGCGCATCCAGAAAGCTCGACGTGCTAACCGGCGAGCCAGCCTGAGGCGTTTTCACATCGCTGTGCGGCGACAACTCCTCCTGCGATTCGCGGCCACTGTCGGACAGGTCGCTGCGGTCCCACTCAAGGCCATTACCCAAGAGCCCCGTCAAGGTCGCCACCTTTTCCGTCAGGTGCTTGGTGACATCGCGTTCCATCTGAAGTTTGTTGTTGGCGAGGTTGAGTTGGTGTTCGCTAAGACGCGCACTGCGCTTTGCGGCGTCCAATTCCTTGGCCATTTCAGCGAGGTCGAAGCGCGCACCATAGAGTTCGATCTTATTAGCATCAAGCTCAATCTTCGCGACGGCAAGTTGCTCCTTGGCACCGGCCACCTCACTTCTCGCGCGCGCGATGCCGGTGAACGCCGCGAAGCGCGGGAATTTTTCATAGATCCATTCCCGCAAGCGGACCGCCCGCGATGCGCGTGGCTGCGCCGGGCGGCTACTCACGTCAACATACCCGACAATGGAGAACGATCCGTCATCAGATATGCGGACATCGTTTTGGGGGCGAGGCAGTGGCAAACGCTCGACCCCGCGATCGGGATACATCACGGGCAGAGCAGGCGTCGAGGAAGATTGGGTAATTGGCATAGTCATGGGTTCACCACTCATCAAGAACGTTGAGGAAAACCGGTCCCCAGCCACGCGCCACTTGGCAAAACAGCAATGGCCATACTCAGTCCCGGCATGCAGCATACGGCGCGGATTCCTGGGCCCGGTTCCTGGCCCCAAAAGCCCGCGCCCAACGCTCGCTGGAAAATTCTCCCGCCCCCGCGCCATCAGCCCCACAAGCGAAAAACGGCCGCGCCATCTCCCCCATAGGGAAATGACGCGGCCGTCATGTAGGCGCGCTGGCGCTGCCGTTCGTCAAACTCGCGCAAATCGTCGGATAATGCCGACGCCCCGCGCTACCGGACGATTAGAACTTCCAGGCCAGATTCAGCATCCCCGAGTTCTGCGTATTGCCACCGCCGAACGCACCACCATAAGCCAGACCCAGCGACACGCTGCGCGACAAGGCCACATCGGCGGCCACTTCCACCAACGCGCTGTCACGCGCCTGCGGCACACCCGCCACCGTGAACGAATCGCTGCCGTTGAACGACAGGCGGCTATGCGTGATCACGTCGCCGAAGGCATGGCGCCAGCCCACCGTTCCACGCAGCGTGCCTTCCAGCTTGCCCAGCGTGAAGGCCGTACGCGAACGCAGGCCCAGGGTGGTGGTGGTCAGCGTATTGCGGTCGCCTTCGCCATTCAACGCGGCCGATCCACCCGATTCCGAGAAGCCACGGGTACGCATGTCGCTCCACGCCACCCCCGCGAACGGCTCCAGGGTCAGCGCGCCGGTGACCGGCACCGCATAGCCCAGTTCGGTGAAGAGCTGGCTGGTGCTGGCGCTGTAGTTCGACTTCAGCGACTGGTTGAAGCCGCTGGTGTCGATGCCGCGGCGGCTGTCGATGTCATGCCAGGTGTAGCTGCCACCGGCCAGGAAGTTCAGCTTGCCGACGCCGGCGGCGAAGCTGCGCCCGCCATAGATCGTGGCGCTGTAGTTGTCGATGTCGGCCTTGGACGAGACCTCGCCCGCGCGGCTGCGCGTATCGCTATAGCCCAAGGCGCCACCCGCGCGCCACCCGCCGCCCACCGCCTGGTCGCCACCGACGAACAGGCCCGAGGTCGACTGCGTCACGCGTGCCGCGTCGCCGCCGCCGAAGGTCTGCCACGTGCCGAAGACCTGTGCCCACAGGGGCTTGGCCGACGAGCTGGGCAAGGCGCTGAGATTGCTGCCCACGTCGCTGGTGCCGGCCTGCGCGGTCGGCGCGCCGGCCAGCAGGTTGGCGCTCAGATTGGAACGGAAATGTTCCAGCGGCAGCGCGCGCGCCGTGTCCGCGCCGGTACGCAAGGTGGACACTGTCGACGCATGCGCTTCACCCGACAGGGCCTTGAACACCGACTGCGGCTGGCCGTCGGCCAGGTTTTCGATCTGGCGG is a window of Bordetella sp. N DNA encoding:
- a CDS encoding permease, with amino-acid sequence MNTHTSQQRSFHPAWGIAVFVVLAVAGLFYVKWSPYYQRAFVAAEHHSIGASILMGTEAAPPPASLTAALNYALAYGKAIWQAMVLGLLLGSAVQALLPRRWIVRALGGTGLGSVFAGGLLSVPGMMCTCCAAPVVAGLRRCQAAPGSTVAFWLGNTMLNPATLVFMGFVLGWKWMGLRLALGIVMVFGLGWLINRMSRGDTRDFDEAQAEAMQAADVDVQADDDMHPFVRWLRLFVRMAARLIPEYIVLVLLLGAARAWLFPHVDASIGNEWLWIIGLAVAGLLFVIPTAGEVPIVQAMLSLGMAAGPAAALLVTLPPVSLPSLAMVARSFRPVELITLVAGVLVLALVAAGLAIGLGF
- a CDS encoding MFS transporter, which encodes MALDPNPHWHRNLLVCLFGSFSTLVGMTLMLPFLPLYVEELGIKDHAAIVQWSGIAYGATFLTAGIVAPLWGHLGDRYGRKPMLIRASLGMAICISLIGFSTNIWQLLALRLLTGIAGGYSSGATILVAVQTPKNRSAWALGVLSSGIMAGNLIGPLIGGSLPPLIGIRATFWLSGGLIFIAFLATTFLVKEGPRATTAAKDRPKGGWAHIPRRDVVLTMLFTGMLLMFANMSIEPIITVYVNTLVADPSKVTFVAGLAMSAAALGSILSASRLGRLADRIGHGYVIVLALVVAAILLIPQAFVTAGWQLVGLRFLMGLALGGLLPCIAAVVRHNVPDHFVGSIMGWSVSSQYVGQVTGPLLGGYVGGHYGMPAVFLGTSVLLLVGAVGTWRVADIAGRKAAKAAKAVGAE
- a CDS encoding GntR family transcriptional regulator, producing MSQSLEVEKQLRAMILDMQLGPGERLTERWAEAQMGASRTPVRAALLRLESEGLVCREGRGWMVTPINIAEIEQLFVYREVLEVAAMRLTVANLDHAGLDDIEALLDDCGEQASAEETHRIGLEFHVRLAQLAGNEFISRGVADAMNRLARTRWLESDPIGHGWAEHRAVLGALREGDAERAVALVQAHVRESRDRLLAVLREDRRSFRARGVMVA
- a CDS encoding MFS transporter; this encodes MSAAPSSSPVESANPAPAPHRIILVLAIAAFASACAFRICDPLLTQLSLEYGTSTGEAAGVVTIFAVAYGVFQFLFGPLGDRYGKYRTVTAAAFLCAVGSLGAALAPSLNGMLVARFLSGAAGAGIIPLAMAWIGDNVDYAQRQATLARFITGTIIGMAAGQLIGGLFADTIGWRAAFATLAAIYLAAGMLLVRLTPARSDAERAVPAGFLGPIRNVLGYPWARTILFTVFLEGALVFGVLAFVPTYVQQRFQLGPTASGAIGGLFAVGGIGYVIISRRLIARLGEIGLVASGGLVLMAACGLYALGPTWTWCAVASLLSGFGYYLIHSTLQTNATQMAPARRGTAVALFACCLFLGQSAGVAVAAALVQRVEPYWLFGGTAVILPLLGAFFAAQLKRRAIGEQ
- a CDS encoding RraA family protein; the protein is MNAGFQVLKRKRAVDAETTAKFAALPVANISDAMHRVVAGGPRLRPLHKGGVLAGPALTVKVRPGDNLMIHMALNMAVEGDVIVVDAGGDLTNALIGERMIAYCVAKKFAGIIINGSVRDLAWIREHDFPVYAAGVTHRGPYKDGPGEINVPVAFDGLVIEPGDLVVGDDDGLLCIAYDATKEVLVKAQAKHKQETDTFADIGKGDNNRAYYEKQLRDKGCYFEE
- a CDS encoding amidohydrolase family protein, translating into MIIDCHGHYTTAPQRLRDFRQSQIAAVVDKTKHMPDPNIRFSDDEIREGLENNQIRIQRERGVDLTLFSPQAGQMAHHIGDSKVSATWTRLCNDLIHRAVELYPANLAGVCQLPQSPGVSPAECIPELVRCVEELGFVGCNINPDPTDGYWTDPPLTQKYWYPLFEKMVELDVPGMIHVSCSCNPNFHFTGAHYINGDTTAFMQFLQGDVFKDFPTLKMIIPHGGGAVPYHWGRYQGLAQNLQRPPVEELLNNVYFDTCVYHQPGIELLLQVIPPENVLFASEIVGAVKGINPRTGFNYDDTKRYIDAVSWLSEENRRLMFSENAFKVYSRLRPELERRGVLA
- a CDS encoding IclR family transcriptional regulator codes for the protein MSTPASSTAAAAPPRPEPVTAVVRALALLDAFGIEDSQLSLAELARRTSLPKTTTFRLAHTLAQAGYLVQLENASWRLGPATAWLSARYHVAFDLHDVLEPILRDLARSTGETTSFFAHDGNRRVRLIRVRGHDDFASSSRVGQSLPLTKGSAGKVMLAFEGQHGAEFEQIRRQGYWCTLAEMHPGAASVAAPVFGGSWKVIGALCVAGPADRLGLAELETYAPAVMQAARKASAALAMNGSARRAASGDDDAIPPPQHP
- a CDS encoding SDR family NAD(P)-dependent oxidoreductase — encoded protein: MDLQLRGDRILVVGASGGIGLATARALALEGADVTLVGRDAGRIQAAATALAAETGASVHGVAADVTDAAAIDALRARWEAQEQPLDALVVATGGSHRAPFEALDDDAWLANYEYNILGGVRLVRAFLPALRRASQPRVLLFGAAAAKMPYPNQVVSNVHKAGLLALTKTLAGELAPAIRVNAICPGRTLTSLWLNRARDLAQAQGKTEQEILDHFAEEILAGRFAEPREIGDVAAFILSPRASYVVGQSINVDGGIARGLL
- a CDS encoding tripartite tricarboxylate transporter substrate binding protein yields the protein MDTVYRQRRRLLQGAALAALPAWAAAAPATAATTTTGAVGKYPSNTVRVLVPTAAGGSLDTLARLLAERLDKDFGQSFVVENKPGANGNLAFETATRATPDGLTLLLASDAITINPFLYSQVHYDPVAGYAPVSLVCTAAQVLVVHPSLQVRTLAEFTDLARRRAAEGRPLNIASPGAGSAGHLSAVLYQQRAKVSWTHVPYKGGGPAVADLLGGHVDGLFVTLASAVPQIQAKALVALAVTTPTRSVALPDVPTVAEAALPGFDVTNWEGLFAPPATPVAIVDALQRSVATAASDPAVRERLLGLGFEPVAGGPEVLAKLVRENTDKWRTVIKQADIHLE